The following proteins come from a genomic window of Enterobacter chengduensis:
- a CDS encoding sce7726 family protein translates to MIREAEIKKALSNYIKEKNNYTDSCIVEELRLNGGEIRADIVDLNEMHCYEIKSEGDSLNRLIRQGTQYGKTFDKVTIVAARCHLEKVIEIVPSWWGIIVINEKEEKFLKSFRQAKINKRVLSPEDIATLFSKEEALSVLDNFDTSKGWKSKSLYKIQSHIAGLLSLDELKHSVKESLLKRLNSECII, encoded by the coding sequence ATGATCAGAGAAGCTGAAATAAAAAAAGCGTTATCAAATTATATCAAAGAAAAAAATAATTACACTGATAGTTGCATTGTTGAAGAGTTAAGGTTGAATGGTGGGGAAATTCGGGCAGATATAGTGGATTTGAATGAGATGCACTGCTATGAAATTAAAAGTGAGGGTGATTCGCTAAATAGATTAATCAGGCAAGGTACTCAATATGGGAAAACTTTTGATAAAGTTACTATTGTTGCTGCGCGCTGTCATCTGGAAAAAGTGATCGAAATTGTCCCTAGTTGGTGGGGGATTATTGTTATCAATGAGAAAGAAGAAAAATTTCTTAAAAGCTTTAGGCAAGCAAAAATCAATAAAAGAGTTCTATCTCCAGAAGATATAGCAACTTTATTCTCAAAGGAAGAAGCATTAAGCGTATTAGATAATTTCGACACATCAAAGGGATGGAAAAGCAAAAGTCTCTACAAAATCCAGTCGCACATTGCTGGCTTGCTTTCCCTCGATGAGCTAAAACACTCGGTGAAGGAAAGCCTACTTAAGAGATTAAATTCAGAATGTATTATTTAA
- a CDS encoding beta family protein, translating to MQSKYSEYPPYMPVIKWQKWEKKALENVHSTIIPRVAPCIEIRTSQQHTDILTSLLSVWSNKCYVDYSDPDGKLTKIDNGLLVRTRLNELLVFVNTYHNSKQITPTLSPQEFAKLNQADLIQLKKCRNLAFRLRLSSLEIGENHITDLTKILKVAHDHQFNVELIIDLRVTPINVNQNSLNVFSQKLVSISKIGFMSVRLLSGAFPDSIASIATGSGNFIRHDWELWQKVASLAANAKIGYADYGILAPTWTEKILTRRGSRVAIKYTRDKDWLVLRAAGNKTNDSISLSVILTTIHKADFKGHGYSYGDDLIDDRANTNIPLKNKKCGHYQFTEAWSHHMAFVVKEQY from the coding sequence ATGCAGAGTAAGTATTCCGAATACCCTCCTTACATGCCAGTAATCAAATGGCAAAAGTGGGAAAAAAAAGCGCTTGAGAATGTACACAGCACAATAATTCCTCGTGTCGCACCTTGTATAGAAATTAGAACTTCACAGCAACATACAGATATTTTAACTTCACTCTTATCTGTATGGAGTAACAAATGCTACGTTGATTATTCAGATCCAGATGGTAAGTTAACAAAAATAGATAATGGTTTATTAGTAAGAACACGCCTTAATGAGTTACTAGTATTCGTTAACACTTATCATAATTCCAAACAAATTACCCCTACTCTAAGCCCTCAAGAGTTCGCGAAATTAAATCAAGCAGATTTAATTCAACTGAAAAAATGTAGAAATCTTGCATTCAGATTAAGATTAAGTTCGCTAGAGATTGGCGAAAATCACATAACTGATTTGACAAAAATATTAAAGGTTGCACATGATCATCAGTTCAATGTAGAGTTAATTATTGATCTGCGTGTGACACCAATTAATGTAAACCAAAATTCATTGAATGTATTCAGCCAAAAATTAGTCTCAATAAGTAAGATTGGATTCATGTCTGTTAGGTTACTTTCAGGAGCATTTCCCGATAGTATAGCGAGCATAGCAACAGGTTCTGGTAATTTTATCCGCCATGATTGGGAATTATGGCAAAAGGTAGCTAGTCTTGCAGCTAATGCAAAAATTGGCTATGCCGATTATGGGATTCTTGCGCCAACATGGACTGAGAAGATACTGACAAGAAGAGGCTCAAGAGTTGCTATAAAATATACACGAGATAAAGATTGGCTTGTTCTTCGTGCCGCGGGTAACAAAACGAATGATTCTATTTCATTAAGCGTAATACTAACGACAATCCATAAAGCTGATTTTAAAGGTCATGGCTATTCATATGGAGATGATTTGATCGATGACAGAGCGAATACTAATATTCCATTAAAAAATAAAAAATGCGGCCATTACCAATTCACGGAGGCATGGAGCCATCATATGGCCTTTGTAGTAAAAGAACAGTATTGA